The sequence below is a genomic window from Eleginops maclovinus isolate JMC-PN-2008 ecotype Puerto Natales chromosome 20, JC_Emac_rtc_rv5, whole genome shotgun sequence.
AATCAGCAAGTGCAATTGTATTCAAAGTGCCTATAAACCTGAAATGTTTGTCCAACTTATAACCTGAACTCTTTGTAACTTCTAATAAATTCAATGCAGTTATTGACCGTGGTTCATCCTTACATTTATTCCTATTATCAAAGTAGCATTACGCACACAAATGTGATTAGATTCACAGATTATGGCAAAAATAATGTCAAACACTGGTTGTACTGGCCTTCTTAAAGAAAAGGATATATTACCATTAGGTTAGTGAAGTAGTAGTAAAGCTTTCTGCAGTAAAGTGACCCAATGGAGGGTTTCTTCATTAGTTTTGATCATgttaattacaaataataaatgtatcctACAGATATTTTTCATCAGGTCTTCCCCTGCCTGGGTTTCTCCTCATTCTGCAAGACAAGGTGTTCTAAGAAATTTTACTCACGTTTCCTTGAGACTGTAGCATGTGTTATGACACTAGAACAATTTGCatacaaactttaaaacaaGTTCATTATTTTTGGAGGTGCTGCTAAATCCCATGCATTGGCAATGGCCTAACTATGTGACACTACTGCACAGAGTACCAAAAACCTAAACATTAAAGCTAAGCAATTTGACATGACTTTGGGACGTGAATCAtgtcatacatttgttttgtttaacattttattgacaaCAGCAGAGGAAGATGTCATCAAACAGGTTTAATTTGCTGAGCTGAAACAAAATCAGGACAATCCAATGATTGTAGATAGTTGGAACCTTTTAGTTCAATGGTGTTAGACATATTTGTAAGTAAACAGTGTTTCCTTTACGTTCACATTATCCATCTCAGATATATGGCTTTAATTTTTCTCTACTTAGAAAAGTATGCTTAAAAACATCAGtatatacacaaataaattCCTATTTACATATTGCAAATGGCGTGTTAGTCACTTACAttatagttttcttttaaaaaactgcTCGGACAGGGGAAAGGTACGTGGAATAGGATTTTGTTGCTCCTCGGATACATCTTGTACACAAGCAACAAAAATGGCCTTCAGTTTTTCAAATATGGTGAAACAAGTTAGAAGTGACAAAAACAATAcgaacattttttttcttctagtATGAACACAACTGTGGAAATTTAACGAAATACTgctcatttacatttacagtgaTACAACTCTTTTCAACCGATGAAAGACTGAACTCTTTCAAAACCGCTGAGTAGTGTCCGTGGAAATGACTAGGACACGTTCTTGTCATTTTCTGCAGTTTTGTCCCTCTCCTTGGATGTATCGtgtttactgtcctttttttcctctcttttttcacGGCTTCTGCTCCTGTCCCGACGGtccctgtctttgtctctgtctttgtctctgtccttctctctgACTCGGTCTTTGCCACGGTCTCTGTCTCGGTCTCTTTCCCTGCTACGAGACCTATCCCGCCTTTTGTCCCGCTCTCGATCACGCTCACGTTCTCGATCACGGTTTCTCGCTCTATCGCGGTCGTGGTCCCTCCTGTCAGAATCCCTGGCTCTGTCTCTTTCCCGGTCTCTTCTCTTGTCTGTGTCTTGATCCTTGTGTCGCTCCCCCTCCGTCTCCCTGGCCCTTTCGCCCTCCTTCCCTCTGCTGCGCTCTCTTTCCCGGGTACGCTCCGGATCCCGTTCTCTTTCTCGGCTGCGCTCCAGATCATGATCTTTTTCTCGGGGACGCTCCGgatccctttctctttctcggGGACGTTCCGgatccctttctctttctcggGGACGTTCCGgatccctttctctttctcggGGACGCTCCGGATCCCTTTCTCTGGTACGCTCCTGATCACGTTCTCTTTCTCTGGGACGCTCTGTATCGTGATCCCTGTCTCTGTTGCGCTCAGGATCGCGTTCTCTTTCTCGGCTGCGCTCCAGATCAACATCTCTGTCTCTGGTGCGCTCCGGATCCCGCTCTCTATCCCGGGTGCGCTCCGGATCCCGTTCCCTTTCTCTAGTACGATCAGGATCCCGTTCCCTTTCTCTAGTACGCTCCGGATCCCGTTCTCTTTCTCTGGTGCGATCCGGATCCCGTTCTCTTTCTCTGATACGCTCGGGATCGCGTTCTCTTTCCCGGGGGTGCTCTGGATCGCGTTCTCTTTCCCGGGGGTGCTCTGGATCGCGTTCTCTTTCCCGGGGGTGCTCTGGATCGCGTTCTCTTTCCCGGTTACGCTCTGGATCGCGTTCTCTTTCCCGGTTGCGCTCTGGATCGTGGTCCCTTTCTCTGGCTCTATCCCACTCATGCTCTCTGCTCCACCGCCTGTCCTGGCCCCTGTCCCATAAGGGCCTGCCTGGGTGTGGGACATCCCGTTCTCTTTCCCTCCGGCGGTCCTCGGACagctccctctgtctctcttcagaGGGTTGTAAGGGACCAGGAGCAGGTTCTCTGTGCCCTCCTTCGAAGCGACTGAAGCGCTCTCCGGTGCGAGGTTCTGAGTCCTCTCGGGTGGAgctgttcctcctcctcatttcaGGAGAGTGGCGCCTCCAGGGGTCGTCCCGGTGCAGGTCTGGACTGTGAGCTCCCATGCGACTCGAAGGACCTATGGGAGCATCCGGAGGGGTTGGCAGTAGTGGCCCAGTGTGACGGATAGGTCTAGGTTCATCGGAGTGCCTGTCTAAGCGGTATCGCTCCGATCCACCGAAACGCTGAGATGGATGGGATCTATTCTCCTGAGGGGGAGGACCGCGGTGCTCATCGAAAGATCCTCGATGTGGAGGTGAAGAGAGGGGTCTGGAGCTCTCGTACTGGTTATGAGGATTTAAGTGCTGTCCGCTTACCTCGCCACTGGAAGGTGGACCTCTTCTGTCCTCATACTGACTATGTGGAGGGCCGCGGTATGCTGGACCTCGGGGGGGACCCTGATCGTCTTTATAAATATGTAGAGGGTTTGGATTCTGCTCCACGTTCAGTTTGAAAGAGTTAGGGTTGTCTCTGTTATAATGTTCTGCAGAGCCTCGAGGTTGGTCCACCATGGCGGGTTGAGCCCTTTGTTCACCATACTGAGATGGCGGGGGACCCCTGGGCCCTTGAAAATGGGACGGAGGAGGGAGTCTGTTTTCAAAGTGACTAAGGGGTGGCCCGGCAAAAGGTGGAGGAGGACCTCTGTTTGCAGGGAAGTTAAATGGAGGCGGAGGACCCGCGAATCTTGGTGGAAGATTCTGTCCATCAAAAGTAGGAGGTGGGGGCAGACCTGGAGGGAGGCCCTTGCTGTACAATGTGCTGGGGGGGAATGGAGGGATTAAACATTTGTGGAGCTGGGCCTCTCTGGGCCATGGGAGGAAATGGTGGTGGTCCTCGGAGTGGCATGATATTATGGGGAGGTGGTGCAGAAGGAAGCTGCTGcgggggctgctgctgctgtgggggTTGGGAGCCTTGCCACTGGTTCTGATAAGGAGGGTATGCAGTCAGAGGGGGACCATATTGTTGGCTGCTATCACCCTGCATAGGGGGAGGACCACGTACAGAGGGAGGAACGTGCATGGGTGGAGGGGGTCTCTGCATAGGAGGGGGGCCTGGCATTGGAGGGTGGCCCTGCATGGGTAGTGGCATAGACATCGGAGGAGGCCTTAAAACCAGGTTTTGTCCCTGCATCGGATGGTGCGGGGGGAAGTTGGATGGGGGGGGGATGTCAGCTGGAGGTCTGTACTCTCTATCGAAGCCTGACATGTGATGCGGCATGTGATGGAGCTCATGCGAGTGCAGATTGTCAACCATTTTTGTGCTCTGAGTGAGTACTGGGATGGTGGAAGGTCTTTGGGACGTGTTTGCAGGCTCGTTGTAATAACTCCTGGATGACGCATCTTGGCTACTGTCATCATAATCTGATTCCTCATTAGCTTTTAAGATACTGGCAGCGTTTGGCCAAATGCTGTACTTGTCCAATTCTGTTTCTGGCTTGATTGGCTCAGCTTCCTCAGTTTTCACTTCTGCCTCATCCATGAAGTTGACTTCCATATCAGGATCCACCTCCTCTCCTAATAATGGAATTGCTACCTCCGTTTCCTCCGACTTCAAGAAGGGTAATGTCTCGCTTTTCACTTCCTCATGAGTCAGCATTGTCTCTAGGCCTTCTGAGGAGTGTGGGAGTTCAGGAACCTCACCCAGATTAGCGTCTTGAACCACAGGTTGTGAAATAACTGCAGAATCCACAGACGGACCAGGTGACATTTCTTGCTCCATAGGTTCGTCAGTCGGTTTCGTGTCGCCTGCAGCCTGGCGAGGATCCCTGCTCTGTCGGGGATCCCTCCTTTGGTTGATCAAAGGAGCAACTGATGAAGACTTTACTAGTTCCTCAACCTTCTTGCCAAGCTGCAGTAGCTGAGAATTGGCCAAAAGGGATGTTGTAGGTGCAGTTAAGAGTTTGTCTGGGAGTGTCAGTGAAGCATCAGATGTCACTGTAGATAATATTTGATGTTCTCCTTGTTTCTGGAATGCTTGATCCCCAATCTGTTTAAGGCTTTCCAAGATCTTTTGTGGATCAGTAAGAGACTCAACCTTAACTTGAACTGGTACAACAGGTTTGACATCTTCAAAAATGGAGTCATCCTCTGGATCGTACGCTACATCATCAGCTTCATTTGCAACCACTTCAGGCTGCTTGGAGATTTTAGGTTTGATTTCCATCACTGCAGGCTTCTTAGGCACATTGTAGCCCATACTGGGGTCATACTCTTCTTCTGGATCGTACGGTCGGTCGTcttcgtcctcttcctcctgtttctctttaGAGCTCTGTGCAAACTGCTGCACAATGGGGTCGAGCATTGAGGCGGACGGTATGGTGAGTTCCCCACCGTTATCAGACGGAGAGTTGGAAGCCTCTGAGTCGTGCTTTTTCTTCCCAAAAAGAGTGTTGAGGATGGTTTGAAGAGGCGTAGCAGCAGAGGAAGCAACAGAGCTGGAGGAAGACGGGGACTCCTTGCCGGTAACAGTGGATGTCGCTTTGACAGAGGACAAAAGGGAAAagatggaggaggtggctgTAGCGCTAGTGGAGGTCTCAGAAGAGTTAGATGGAGGGGACCCCGGAGGAGTTGTGCTGAAGGGGATTTCCAGACTCTGTCGCGAGCTTCTGTCCCCTCTGACTGAAGGAGATATTTTTGGAAGGCCAGTGTCGTCAGTATCTCTGGTTTGAGTCTTTGATCGTTTCTCCTCACTTTCTATTGGACCACCGGCTCGCTTTCTGTCCTTTTGGCAGATCAGCAGGCCCAAGAGGAGGTTAGGACGAGCAGGTTCAAGCCCTGcaaaataagacaaaacaaggatctttgtaaacattttatgtTGATAACGGTAGATTGAGAAAACTGAATGCTAATCTTTATATTGAGCTGCTTGTGTTTCTGACTTTTTGTGGTGCAGAATTGTAAGTAAATAAGGCTTTATCAGAGTTGTAGCTGCTCTCTTACGTGAATCCTTTTATATCTCAACGGACAACTGTGGAGATTGTAAGAagtcatttaatttgtaaatatataaaacaaaagactGCAATATGGAGGAAGGTGGCAGCTGCAGAGATGTGCATCAGTAGGCTCGTGTTGCTTATTGAAGAGATTCCTTTGTAGCGCTCTTGGAAAACATAATTAAGAGTCACATTAAATCATATAAAACTGCTGTTAATCATTCACGGAGCAGGAAATTGCAAAAAACACAGTAAGACTGCAATAGATTGCAAACTATAATATAATTCTGGTTAATCTACAACCAGGTGAATACATGAGTTCTTGTGGAGATTTGTAAAGCATTACTTCAATCTGTTTGAAGAACATCGGAAAAATGTAAGATGTGtaataatatttttctgaaGCTAGTCCGATATTAAGGAATTAAGAGGTGCAGCATGTTACCATGTGATCACCAGTTTGCTATGATGTAACTAACTATTGTTAAATGAAGTTTATGTAGAAGCCAAGTCATGAGAAACAACAGGCTGAGACTGGACTCGAATGGCATCAACCTGCGATGCAAACTTCctttattagaaatgtgtgatacaaaatcagaaacacagcagaggacaCAGCAGCTGTTATATCAGGTGTTTTCTAGATGAGCTTTATCAAGAGTGCTAGTGCCCCCTACAGGACAAACCAATGAATCACCAGACCCTCAGTTGAACAAACAAATATGACACAGAATtattcaaacaaatacatttagtggtATATAGGTGTGACCCTGTGAATGCTTACCTGGCCCATCAAACGGTAAGAGTTTGGAGGGTAATGGGTCCTTTGAGCTCAGCGGGATGAGATAGAGGTCTTTGATACGCCGGTTGTTGTTAGCCACCACACCAAACCGTTCCTGCTGCTGAAgtaagagaagagagagacgtacgccacctcctcctcctctgtggccGGGTGGAAACGGATCAGACATAGTTCCTGCAAACACAGAGGGCAAAAAGTCTGTAAGGGATTCGAGGCCTTTAAATGGAGTACTCATTAAGGGTCCAAACCAACCTTTGAGAGGGAGGTTTTCAGTTTTCCAACGTAGTCCCACACTGTGCTTGGAGATATCCGTCCTCCAATGTGAATGGTGTCTGGCAAATCCTGCACAACACAGATAACACTAAGTCAGATGCTTTTGCTTGCATGATAT
It includes:
- the dido1 gene encoding LOW QUALITY PROTEIN: death-inducer obliterator 1 (The sequence of the model RefSeq protein was modified relative to this genomic sequence to represent the inferred CDS: inserted 1 base in 1 codon; deleted 1 base in 1 codon), with protein sequence MEENASPELCLAPETEQSQDSMDSCFQGFGEGNREQKEPLETESENVAKETVEEPENSPPASGELKKTWSFRRSTVAKREMPVEATTDSPDNRCPVRRSGRQPKRTDKLEEFLSTAKRGSRKSAPPSLESGDPPSQTPTDAETASEASFDGNADTKAAEDKTESPERRTRSSARKQPQRKSRGGRQTRGGGGVTVKDEGSSENDEDSRDAAKKDQLQDKEEEKRDEESNPNPEDVGSTNVAQPQPEQDSEQKEVVEEENQHGDENDKEETEKDSDNETDEESTDNPAAMTVKRGPIRTYINKKRVASKNTTLVKGPASTNKVTTAVKRETKPNATQPPGAMRNPQDENEDDNDSSMSSSSSSTSSSMDSDEGGYDPNALYCICRQKHNKRFMICCDRCEEWFHGDCVGITEARGRLMERNGEDYICPNCTAKKHQLVRPATSMLTSNIDLGKARASTLSFSAATFGSGVDASMSGFQVGVAPLSSTAGTEEKGSEDQGIKGRIEKATNPTGKKKMIKIFQPQPTQPKAVQKAAPAVEKKAEQKAQPDTEQKVASNVEVNTTATGEGREESPGQKAEDESSFPKCIGPGCENNAQQDSVYCGNDCILRHAAAAMKSITDVKEPKQKVKAAEKKTKSAPKRSAAGGRRKQKKAEEEDSDSEGDYSSEPDDDDDEDDDDDDDEDEDDEEENAEEQPPPPATASWSSDHNYIAVTPEKTTPISPTVLNKKSPPKEEKQSEKEPAQAKAPSPTKGNKKSTASKAAKVSMKGKKPQTTTQKASKKPTTPPSKTAAKSRKPGPTPVQNPSRYPQGPIHVTGALRVTKSNFTIPKKQPQQKDPPPSSKSSSSSRVPASPAPPAPSSHSSSSRPPPPAPTASPMRPPPNNQMRTNIRRSLTDIIFKRVSDSDDLNMPESEVAKLSVAIEKEMFNLCLSTDSKYKNKYRSLMFNLKDPKNKGLFYRVVGREVSPFRLVRLSAEELLSKEISEWKKPDTAEAHSPGARAHSGHSKLGNRHDSHSMDMEDAPPTSDGDVCISANPTSSRMASAADQDESMPTPSASAQPSAAEGNSGSSMPDIFSTMLKDTTAEHRTHLFDLNCLICTGQKSEDEPTSKKTKLTKKPDTKPPRQEPPSSRSGDVSPTVQVPLSYQPTVEPAVPEPQPQLDLSMLAPTAQPPAPITPTVSSVSITRRDPRMARHSAAVTVTYPAAEKPPNSSAEALPAPVSAPVEVALKAPLPMPPAPPPSVSATKPGKTSSSEPPPEGETAIFLHGQEKIWKGLINMQSVAKFVTKAYLVSGSFEHLKEDLPDTIHIGGRISPSTVWDYVGKLKTSLSKELCLIRFHPATEEEEVAYVSLFSYFSSRXRFGVVANNNRRIKDLYLIPLSSKDPLPSKLLPFDGPGLEPARPNLLLGLLICQKDRKRAGGPIESEEKRSKTQTRDTDDTGLPKISPSVRGDRSSRQSLEIPFSTTPPGSPPSNSSETSTSATATSSIFSLLSSVKATSTVTGKESPSSSSSVASSAATPLQTILNTLFGKKKHDSEASNSPSDNGGELTIPSASMLDPIVQQFAQSSKEKQEEEDEDDRPYDPEEEYDPSMGYNVPKKPAVMEIKPKISKQPEVVANEADDVAYDPEDDSIFEDVKPVVPVQVKVESLTDPQKILESLKQIGDQAFQKQGEHQILSTVTSDASLTLPDKLLTAPTTSLLANSQLLQLGKKVEELVKSSSVAPLINQRRDPRQSRDPRQAAGDTKPTDEPMEQEMSPGPSVDSAVISQPVVQDANLGEVPELPHSSEGLETMLTHEEVKSETLPFLKSEETEVAIPLLGEEVDPDMEVNFMDEAEVKTEEAEPIKPETELDKYSIWPNAASILKANEESDYDDSSQDASSRSYYNEPANTSQRPSTIPVLTQSTKMVDNLHSHELHHMPHHMSGFDREYRPPADIPPPSNFPPHHPMQGQNLVLRPPPMSMPLPMQGHPPMPGPPPMQRPPPPMHVPPSVRGPPPMQGDSSQQYGPPLTAYPPYQNQWQGSQPPQQQQPPQQLPSAPPPHNIMPLRGPPPFPPMAQRGPAPQMFNPSIPPQHIVQQGPPPGLPPPPTFDGQNLPPRFAGPPPPFNFPANRGPPPPFAGPPLSHFENRLPPPSHFQGPRGPPPSQYGEQRAQPAMVDQPRGSAEHYNRDNPNSFKLNVEQNPNPLHIYKDDQGPPRGPAYRGPPHSQYEDRRGPPSSGEVSGQHLNPHNQYESSRPLSSPPHRGSFDEHRGPPPQENRSHPSQRFGGSERYRLDRHSDEPRPIRHTGPLLPTPPDAPIGPSSRMGAHSPDLHRDDPWRRHSPEMRRRNSSTREDSEPRTGERFSRFEGGHREPAPGPLQPSEERQRELSEDRRRERERDVPHPGRPLWDRGQDRRWSREHEWDRARERDHDPERNRERERDPERNRERERDPEHPRERERDPEHPRERERDPEHPRERERDPERIRERERDPDRTRERERDPERTRERERDPDRTRERERDPERTRDRERDPERTRDRDVDLERSRERERDPERNRDRDHDTERPRERERDQERTRERDPERPRERERDPERPRERERDPERPRERERDPERPREKDHDLERSRERERDPERTRERERSRGKEGERARETEGERHKDQDTDKRRDRERDRARDSDRRDHDRDRARNRDRERERDRERDKRRDRSRSRERDRDRDRGKDRVREKDRDKDRDKDRDRRDRSRSREKREEKKDSKHDTSKERDKTAENDKNVS